From the Jilunia laotingensis genome, the window AGCCGTCCGTATCATCTTCGAACCGAGGAATCCGGAGGAAGAACTGAACGACTGCTTCGATATTTACGTTTCCATCTCCAAAATATATAAACCTCATCCCGATCGTTTACGTGACTGGGTGAGCCATCCGAAAGCAAATGGCTATCAAGCACTCCACGTCACTCTTATGGGGAATAACGGACAATGGATCGAAGTCCAAATCCGCAGCGAACGTATGAACGATGTGGCCGAACAAGGATTTGCCGCCCATTGGAAGTATAAAGAAGGTGGGGGCAGCGAGGATGAAGGTGAACTGGAAAAATGGCTTAAAACCATTAAGGAAATCCTTGACGATCCGCAACCCGATGCCATCGACTTTCTAGACACCATCAAGTTAAATCTGTTTGCTTCGGAAATATTCGTATTCACCCCGAAAGGTGAACTTAAAACGATGCCTCAGAACTCTACGGCACTGGATTTTGCCTTTTCCCTCCATACGGACATAGGTAGCCACTGTATCGGTGCCAAAGTGAACCATAAGTTAGTACCGCTCAGTCATAAATTGCAAAGTGGCGATCAGGTGGAAATATTGACCTCCAAATCACAACGGGTACAACCTCAGTGGGAAGCATTCGCTACTACAGCACGTGCGCGTGCAAAGATAGCCGCCATTCTCAAAAAAGAACGGAAAAACCACCAGAAAGAGGGTGAAGAATTACTCAACGAATTCCTTAAAAAAGAAGAGATTCGTCCGGACACAGTTGCTATCGAAAAGTTACGTAAACTGCATAACATGAAAAGCGAGGAGGAGTTGCTTGTTGCCATTGGTAATAAAACCATCATATTGGGAGATGCCGATAAGAATGAACTGAAAGAAAAGCAAAGCAACAACTGGAGGAAATACCTGACTTTCTCATTCGGTAGCAGTAACAATAAAGAAAAACAACAGGAAGAAAAGGAACCTCAGGAAAAAGAAGTTATCAACCCCAAACAGATTCTGAAACTCACTGAGGAAGCCCTGCAAAAGAAATACATCATGGCGGAATGTTGTCATCCTATACCGGGTGATGACGTATTAGGTTACATTGATGAAAACGACCGGGTCATTATCCACAAACGCCAATGTCCGGTAGCAGCCAAACTAAAAAGCAGCTATGGCAACCGCATCATTGCAACGGCATGGGATACACACAAAGCCCTCTCCTTTTTGGTATATATATATATAAAAGGTATAGACAGTATGGGGCTGCTGAATGAAATCACACAGATCATCTCACGGCAACTCAATGTGAACATCCGTAAACTGGAGATGGAAACCACCGATGGTATCTTTGAAGGTAAAGTGCAAATTTATGTTCATGACGTTGAAGACGTGAAAGCCATCTGCAATAACTTGCGAAAGATAAAGAACATCAAAGAGGTAACGAGAGTAGAGAATTAAAACGATCCATAACTTCATGGATAAGAGAAGCCGTCCAATTCTTTCTTCATAGCCAGCAACTCCTCTTTTATACTTTTCAGGCGATCTATAATTTCATAGTTACGGACGGTCGCCTCTTTATTGTCTTTCAGCTTCTGACGGGCACCGGGAAGAGTCATTCCCTTCTCTTTGACCAGATGATAGATCAGAGCAATCGTATCTACATCCTCCTTAGTATACTGACGAACCCCACGCCCGTTCGTTTTGGGTGTGATCTGTGGGAATTCCTTCTCCCAAAAGCGGAGCAGAGAAGGATTTACATTAAACATATCCGCTACTTCGGCTATGGAGTAGTAGAGTCTGATACTCTTATTTTTATTCATTACCATGCTTTTAATCGAACACTTTACCGTGGTTGGCAGCTATCTGAATCATCTTATCATAGTCCTCGGCACTC encodes:
- a CDS encoding RelA/SpoT family protein — its product is MDNIPPREIAEEEMIEQAFQELLDDYLATKHRKRVEIITKAFNFANQAHKGIKRRSGEPYIMHPIAVAKIVCNEIGLGSTSICAALLHDVVEDTDYTVEDIENIFGPKIAQIVDGLTKISGGIFGDRASAQAENFKKLLLTMSDDIRVILIKIADRLHNMRTLGSMLPNKQYKIAGETLYIYAPLANRLGLYKIKTELENLSFKYEHPEEYQEIEAKLNATAAERDKVFKEFTAPIRLQLDKMGLKYRILARVKSIYSIWNKMQTKHVPFEEIYDLLAVRIIFEPRNPEEELNDCFDIYVSISKIYKPHPDRLRDWVSHPKANGYQALHVTLMGNNGQWIEVQIRSERMNDVAEQGFAAHWKYKEGGGSEDEGELEKWLKTIKEILDDPQPDAIDFLDTIKLNLFASEIFVFTPKGELKTMPQNSTALDFAFSLHTDIGSHCIGAKVNHKLVPLSHKLQSGDQVEILTSKSQRVQPQWEAFATTARARAKIAAILKKERKNHQKEGEELLNEFLKKEEIRPDTVAIEKLRKLHNMKSEEELLVAIGNKTIILGDADKNELKEKQSNNWRKYLTFSFGSSNNKEKQQEEKEPQEKEVINPKQILKLTEEALQKKYIMAECCHPIPGDDVLGYIDENDRVIIHKRQCPVAAKLKSSYGNRIIATAWDTHKALSFLVYIYIKGIDSMGLLNEITQIISRQLNVNIRKLEMETTDGIFEGKVQIYVHDVEDVKAICNNLRKIKNIKEVTRVEN
- a CDS encoding MerR family transcriptional regulator; translated protein: MNKNKSIRLYYSIAEVADMFNVNPSLLRFWEKEFPQITPKTNGRGVRQYTKEDVDTIALIYHLVKEKGMTLPGARQKLKDNKEATVRNYEIIDRLKSIKEELLAMKKELDGFSYP